In one Candidatus Poribacteria bacterium genomic region, the following are encoded:
- a CDS encoding superoxide dismutase — protein sequence MAYTLPDLPYAHNALEPHIDEQTMQIHHGKHHQAYITNVNTALEGLDDLAALSVEDLLRNIDQVPEDKRQAVINNGGGHANHSLFWTIMSPNGGGTPTPEVAAAIESACGSLEAAKEEFTTAATTRFGSGWAWVVVDETGNIQIYSTANQDSPIMQGHTPILGLDVWEHAYYLKYQNLRPAYIEAWANVINWEEVARRYAAARG from the coding sequence ATGGCATACACATTACCCGACCTGCCGTATGCTCACAACGCTTTAGAACCGCATATTGACGAGCAAACAATGCAGATTCATCACGGAAAACACCATCAGGCTTACATCACCAATGTTAATACCGCGCTTGAAGGGCTCGACGATCTGGCAGCGCTGTCGGTCGAAGACTTGCTGCGCAACATTGATCAAGTGCCCGAAGACAAACGGCAAGCCGTTATCAATAATGGCGGTGGACATGCCAATCACTCACTCTTCTGGACCATAATGAGTCCCAACGGTGGTGGTACCCCCACACCGGAAGTTGCGGCTGCAATTGAATCTGCTTGTGGATCGCTTGAGGCTGCCAAGGAAGAATTTACAACCGCCGCGACAACCCGTTTCGGATCCGGTTGGGCATGGGTTGTTGTTGATGAAACCGGCAATATACAAATCTACTCGACAGCTAACCAAGATAGTCCCATCATGCAGGGACATACACCGATACTAGGTCTTGATGTTTGGGAACACGCGTACTATCTAAAATATCAGAACCTGCGTCCCGCTTATATCGAAGCTTGGGCGAACGTTATCAATTGGGAAGAGGTCGCCAGACGTTACGCCGCTGCAAGAGGCTAA